A stretch of Brassica rapa cultivar Chiifu-401-42 chromosome A08, CAAS_Brap_v3.01, whole genome shotgun sequence DNA encodes these proteins:
- the LOC103835890 gene encoding PLASMODESMATA CALLOSE-BINDING PROTEIN 3 isoform X1, with protein MAVVVLAVILLSMVGHSMCLCVGGTWCVCREGLSEAMLQKTLDYACGAGADCGPIHQNGPCFNPNTVKSHCSYAVNSFFQKKRQSQGTCDFAGTATVSASDPSYTTCAFPASASGSGTMTPVTTTPSTRVPTTTNTRPYTVTPSTGGGLGIPAGGFNPDYTDPSYSFGSKLQSPRATTLFFLFMLFYLLI; from the exons ATGGCTGTTGTTGTTCTTGCTGTGATTTTGTTGTCTATGGTTGGTCACTCAA tgtgtctgtgtgtagGTGGGACATGGTGTGTATGCAGAGAAGGATTAAGCGAAGCAATGCTACAGAAGACATTGGACTACGCATGTGGCGCAGGAGCTGACTGTGGACCCATTCACCAGAACGGACCTTGCTTTAACCCAAACACCGTCAAGTCTCACTGCTCCTACGCAGTCAACAGCTTCTTTCAGAAGAAACGTCAGTCTCAGGGAACTTGTGACTTCGCCGGCACAGCCACCGTCTCAGCCTCTGATCCCA GCTACACTACTTGTGCTTTTCCTGCAAGTGCCAG TGGAAGTGGGACAATGACACCAGTGACGACAACACCATCGACAAGAGTCCCTACGACAACTAATACAAGACCCTACACAGTCACACCTTCAACAGGAGGTGGTTTAGGGATTCCAGCCGGTGGTTTCAACCCAGACTACACTGATCCATCTTATTCCTTTGGATCCAAACTCCAAAGCCCAAGAGCCaccactttattttttttattcatgctcTTCTACTTGTTGATCTAG
- the LOC103835887 gene encoding transcription factor MYB8, which produces MGRATWFEADGTKRGEWTEEEDRKLVAYIDVYGIGDWRFLPHKAGLQRCGKSCRLRWLNYLRPGVKKGKFTTQEEQVIINFHSILGNRWATIAQQMPGRSDNDIKNHWNSCLKKRLERNGIDPMTHQPIINLDVKTQSFNTDCGSSSCSTASPSSSSFSSSSARLLNRIATGISCRQHGVDRIKNILSDLTITSINGEEEGFEQLKIDHGKMLANDDQEDDFLMWDEEKTRHFMEEIGAMDFHTNGGYKPSSSAQYGVYETGLLDDHLI; this is translated from the exons ATGGGGAGGGCGACGTGGTTCGAAGCTGATGGGACGAAGAGAGGAGAATGGACGGAGGAGGAAGACCGCAAACTCGTCGCTTATATCGACGTATACGGCATCGGTGACTGGCGTTTTCTCCCTCACAAAGCTg GTTTGCAGAGATGTGGAAAGAGCTGCAGATTAAGGTGGCTTAACTATCTAAGGCCTGGCGTCAAGAAAGGCAAATTCACTACTCAAGAAGAACAAGTCATCATCAATTTTCATTCTATTCTCGGGAACAG GTGGGCAACCATAGCGCAGCAAATGCCGGGTCGATCAGACAACGACATCAAGAACCATTGGAACTCTTGCCTTAAGAAAAGACTCGAGAGAAACGGAATCGACCCAATGACCCACCAGCCAATCATCAACCTCGACGTCAAAACACAGTCGTTTAACACAGATTGCGGTAGCTCTTCCTGCTCGACGGCGagtccatcttcttcttccttctcctccAGCTCGGCCCGTCTCCTTAACAGGATCGCCACTGGTATCTCATGTAGACAACACGGTGTCGACAGGATCAAGAACATCTTGTCGGATCTGACAATCACAAGCAttaatggtgaagaagaagggTTCGAGCAGCTGAAGATAGATCATGGGAAGATGTTAGCTAATGATGATCAAGAAGATGATTTTCTGATGTGGGACGAAGAAAAAACGAGACATTTCATGGAGGAGATTGGTGCAATGGATTTCCACACGAATGGGGGCTATAAACCTAGTTCATCAGCACAGTATGGTGTTTATGAGACTGGCCTACTTGATGATCATCTTATTTGA
- the LOC103835888 gene encoding transcription factor MYB106: MGRKTWFNDDGMKKGEWIAEEDEKLIAYINEHGMCDWRSIPKRAGLQRCGKSCRLRWLNYLRPGIKRGKFTPQEEEKIIKVHGVLGNRWAAIAKHMENRTDNDIKNHWNSCLKKRLSRNGIDPMTHEPVNNNLTVTTTYVECGSSSTTTWPTRENHCSSTPSGLVCVLNKLAAGISSRQYDLNIIKNILLDPRITSSEQDEEEVLKRDQEIGGCEEEDFLIWDDEEVRRYMETDDIEYETTPYVSLLYESTRIF; the protein is encoded by the exons ATGGGGAGGAAGACATGGTTTAACGACGACGGGATGAAGAAAGGAGAGTGGATAGCGGAGGAAGACGAAAAGCTCATCGCTTACATCAATGAGCATGGCATGTGTGATTGGCGTTCAATCCCCAAAAGAGCTG GTTTGCAGAGGTGTGGAAAGAGCTGCAGATTAAGGTGGCTTAATTACCTAAGGCCTGGGATTAAAAGAGGCAAATTCACTCCTCAGGAAGAAGAAAAGATCATCAAAGTTCATGGTGTTCTCGGAAACAG GTGGGCAGCCATTGCGAAGCATATGGAGAATCGAACAGACAACGACATCAAGAACCATTGGAACTCCTGTCTCAAGAAAAGACTATCGAGGAACGGAATTGACCCGATGACCCATGAGCCCGTCAACAATAACCTCACCGTCACGACCACTTACGTAGAATGTGGTAGCTCTTCTACGACTACGTGGCCAACGAGGGAAAACCATTGTTCCTCCACACCTTCCGGCTTGGTTTGTGTCCTGAACAAGCTCGCTGCAGGTATCTCATCTAGACAATACGATCTCAACATAATCAAGAACATCTTGTTGGACCCGAGAATCACAAGCAGTGagcaagatgaagaagaagtgttAAAGAGGGATCAGGAGATTGGTggttgtgaagaagaagattttCTGATATGGGACGATGAGGAAGTTAGGCGTTATATGGAGACTGACGATATAGAGTACGAGACGACGCCGTACGTGTCCCTCTTGTACGAAAGTACTCGCATCTTCTGA
- the LOC103835890 gene encoding PLASMODESMATA CALLOSE-BINDING PROTEIN 3 isoform X3 translates to MCGHESVCLCVGGTWCVCREGLSEAMLQKTLDYACGAGADCGPIHQNGPCFNPNTVKSHCSYAVNSFFQKKRQSQGTCDFAGTATVSASDPSYTTCAFPASASGSGTMTPVTTTPSTRVPTTTNTRPYTVTPSTGGGLGIPAGGFNPDYTDPSYSFGSKLQSPRATTLFFLFMLFYLLI, encoded by the exons ATGTGTGGTCATGaaagtgtgtgtctgtgtgtagGTGGGACATGGTGTGTATGCAGAGAAGGATTAAGCGAAGCAATGCTACAGAAGACATTGGACTACGCATGTGGCGCAGGAGCTGACTGTGGACCCATTCACCAGAACGGACCTTGCTTTAACCCAAACACCGTCAAGTCTCACTGCTCCTACGCAGTCAACAGCTTCTTTCAGAAGAAACGTCAGTCTCAGGGAACTTGTGACTTCGCCGGCACAGCCACCGTCTCAGCCTCTGATCCCA GCTACACTACTTGTGCTTTTCCTGCAAGTGCCAG TGGAAGTGGGACAATGACACCAGTGACGACAACACCATCGACAAGAGTCCCTACGACAACTAATACAAGACCCTACACAGTCACACCTTCAACAGGAGGTGGTTTAGGGATTCCAGCCGGTGGTTTCAACCCAGACTACACTGATCCATCTTATTCCTTTGGATCCAAACTCCAAAGCCCAAGAGCCaccactttattttttttattcatgctcTTCTACTTGTTGATCTAG
- the LOC103835890 gene encoding PLASMODESMATA CALLOSE-BINDING PROTEIN 3 isoform X2 produces MAVVVLAVILLSMVGHSSGTWCVCREGLSEAMLQKTLDYACGAGADCGPIHQNGPCFNPNTVKSHCSYAVNSFFQKKRQSQGTCDFAGTATVSASDPSYTTCAFPASASGSGTMTPVTTTPSTRVPTTTNTRPYTVTPSTGGGLGIPAGGFNPDYTDPSYSFGSKLQSPRATTLFFLFMLFYLLI; encoded by the exons ATGGCTGTTGTTGTTCTTGCTGTGATTTTGTTGTCTATGGTTGGTCACTCAA GTGGGACATGGTGTGTATGCAGAGAAGGATTAAGCGAAGCAATGCTACAGAAGACATTGGACTACGCATGTGGCGCAGGAGCTGACTGTGGACCCATTCACCAGAACGGACCTTGCTTTAACCCAAACACCGTCAAGTCTCACTGCTCCTACGCAGTCAACAGCTTCTTTCAGAAGAAACGTCAGTCTCAGGGAACTTGTGACTTCGCCGGCACAGCCACCGTCTCAGCCTCTGATCCCA GCTACACTACTTGTGCTTTTCCTGCAAGTGCCAG TGGAAGTGGGACAATGACACCAGTGACGACAACACCATCGACAAGAGTCCCTACGACAACTAATACAAGACCCTACACAGTCACACCTTCAACAGGAGGTGGTTTAGGGATTCCAGCCGGTGGTTTCAACCCAGACTACACTGATCCATCTTATTCCTTTGGATCCAAACTCCAAAGCCCAAGAGCCaccactttattttttttattcatgctcTTCTACTTGTTGATCTAG
- the LOC103835889 gene encoding protein IMPAIRED IN BABA-INDUCED STERILITY 1, with protein MGCVSSKQTVSVTPAIDHSGVFKNNNACSGSGRILDEEPSPAVEKKLVSWRSKSGKKSSSKKKSGGSELGTESGRASSNCRSESLSFRLGNLSKYLEAEQVAAGWPSWLSNVAGEAIHGWVPFRSDAFEKLEKIGQGTYSSVFRARETETGRIVALKKVKFDNFEPESVRFMAREILILRRLDHPNVIKLQGLVTSKLSCNIHLVFEYMEHDLTGLLSSPDISFTTPQIKCYMKQLLSGLDHCHARGVMHRDIKGSNLLVNNEGVLKVADFGLANFCNASGSNKQPLTSRVVTLWYRPPELLLGATEYGASVDLWSVGCVFAELLLKKPVLQGRTEVEQLHKIFKLCGSPPADYWKKSKLPHAMLFKPQQHYDGCLRETLKDLSEADITLIDTLLSVEPHKRGTASAALVSQYFTSEPFACDPSSLPVYSPSKEIDAKHREDATRKKISGNGRRGTEVRKPTRKPPAFAKLPPPNCVQDARRPSQTLQKRYGHSVHNSIDSEASLYGKLQNPSSEHEKEEASSHVKHASQGDVPFSGPLQVSVSSGFAWAKRRKDGSHNRSLSRGYIPNLLGPSPAFSESTDVESKINQNEKEEKDSQDREAYEMLKLSMLKKWRQLNRPDSFDASDEYHSQELSLTLYQREEKSAKLNHLGYEDNDEKIEFSGPLLSQSYGVDELLKRQERQIRQLVRKSLFQKVKKQGK; from the exons ATGGGTTGTGTCAGCTCGAAGCAAACCGTCTCCGTAACGCCAGCGATCGATCACTCAGGAGTGTTCAAGAACAACAATGCTTGTTCCGGGTCGGGTCGAATTCTGGACGAGGAGCCTTCTCCGGCGGTGGAGAAGAAGCTCGTTTCTTGGAGGAGCAAGAGCGGCAAGAAGAGCAGCAGCAAGAAGAAGAGCGGCGGCAGCGAGTTAGGGACCGAGTCGGGCCGAGCGAGTTCGAATTGCAGGAGCGAGTCGTTGAGTTTCCGCCTCGGTAACTTGAGCAAGTACTTGGAAGCTGAGCAGGTCGCCGCCGGCTGGCCTTCCTGGCTGAGCAACGTCGCGGGCGAAGCTATTCACGGCTGGGTCCCGTTCCGTTCCGACGCTTTCGAAAAACTAGAAAAG ATTGGTCAAGGGACGTATAGTAGCGTGTTCCGAGCACGAGAGACTGAAACAGGGAGGATAGTGGCTTTAAAGAAAGTAAAGTTCGACAATTTCGAGCCGGAGAGTGTTAGGTTCATGGCAAGAGAGATTCTGATACTCAGGAGACTGGATCATCCCAACGTCATCAAACTCCAAGGCTTGGTTACTTCAAAGCTCTCTTGCAACATACATCTCGTCTTCGAGTACATGGAGCATGACCTCACCGGTCTTCTCTCAAGCCCTGACATCAGCTTCACAACCCCACAG ATTAAGTGTTATATGAAACAATTGTTGTCTGGACTTGACCACTGTCACGCACGAGGTGTGATGCACCGGGACATCAAGGGTTCGAATCTTCTGGTGAACAATGAAGGAGTTTTAAAGGTTGCTGACTTTGGGCTAGCTAACTTTTGCAATGCTTCTGGGAGTAATAAGCAGCCTCTTACAagtagagttgtgactctatgGTACCGTCCTCCTGAGCTTTTGCTTGGTGCAACGGAGTACGGAGCTTCTGTTGATTTGTGGAGTGTTGGCTGTGTTTTCGCCGAGCTTCTCCTCAAGAAACCTGTTCTGCAAGGAAGAACTGAG GTTGAACAGTTGCACAAGATATTCAAACTATGTGGATCTCCACCTGCTGATTACTGGAAGAAGTCAAAACTTCCTCATGCAATGCTTTTCAAACCGCAGCAGCATTATGATGGGTGTCTCCGAGAGACCTTGAAAGATTTGTCCGAAGCTGACATCACTCTTATAGACACTCTTCTTTCTGTAGAGCCACACAAACGTGGGACTGCTTCTGCTGCCCTTGTTTCTCAG tATTTCACTTCAGAGCCTTTTGCTTGTGATCCCTCAAGCTTGCCTGTATACTCTCCTAGCAAAGAGATTGATGCAAAGCATCGTGAAGATGCAACAAG GAAAAAGATCAGTGGGAATGGGAGACGTGGGACAGAAGTAAGGAAGCCAACGAGAAAGCCACCTGCATTTGCTAAACTGCCACCACCTAACTGCGTGCAGGACGCGCGACGTCCTTCCCAAACTCTCCAGAAACGTTATGGCCATTCAGTTCACAACTCCATCGATAGCGAAGCCAGTTTATATGGGAAACTGCAAAACCCATCATCAGAACATGAGAAAGAAGAAGCTTCTTCTCATGTGAAGCACGCGTCACAAGGAGATGTACCTTTCTCAGGGCCTTTGCAAGTCTCTGTATCAAGCGGTTTTGCATGGGCTAAGCGACGAAAAGATGGATCACATAATAGATCTCTCTCAAGAGGTTACATTCCTAACCTGTTGGGACCTTCTCCTGCTTTCAGTGAGAGCACTGACGTTGAGTCTAAGATCAATCAGAatgaaaaggaagaaaaagatTCGCAAGACCGTGAGGCGTATGAGATGTTGAAGCTTTCAATGTTGAAGAAGTGGAGACAGCTTAACCGTCCAGATTCTTTTGATGCTTCAGATGAGTATCATTCACAGGAACTATCGTTGACACTTTATCAGAGAGAAGAGAAGTCAGCAAAACTGAATCACTTG GGTTATGAAGACAATGATGAGAAAATAGAATTCTCGGGGCCCTTGTTGTCTCAATCTTATGGAGTTGATGAGCTTTTGAAACGCCAAGAACGCCAGATTCGCCAGTTAGTTCGAAAATCTTTGTTCCAGAAAG TGAAGAAACAAGGGAAATGA
- the LOC103835891 gene encoding glycine-rich RNA-binding protein 6, mitochondrial yields MHYMGLFSKAGNIFRQPRAMQAANAMLQGNLSLTPSKLFVGGLSPATDVDILKEVFGKFGKIVDVVVVSDRETGVSKGFGFVTYDSIDAANKAMQQMNDQELDGRIIGVNPADSGGGGGGFARRGGYGGGRGGFGRGGFGRGGFGRGGYNFVR; encoded by the exons ATGCATTACATGGGTTTGTTTAGTAAAGCTGGAAACATATTTAGGCAGCCTAGAGCTATGCAGGCTGCGAACGCTATGTTACAGGGCAATCTTTCCTTGACTCCATCCAAACTCTTTGTTGGAG GTCTCTCACCAGCTACTGATGTAGATATCTTGAAAGAAGTTTTTGGCAAATTTGGCAAAATCGTTGATG TGGTAGTGGTTTCGGACCGTGAAACTGGTGTGTCAAAGGGGTTTGGTTTCGTAACATATGATTCCATCGATGCTGCTAATAAGGCAATGCAACAGATGAATGATCAG GAACTTGATGGGAGAATCATTGGAGTGAACCCAGCTGATTCAGGAGGTGGTGGAGGTGGTTTTGCAAGAAGGGGAGGCTATGGTGGTGGCCGTGGTGGATTTGGTCGAGGTGGGTTTGGTCGTGGTGGATTTGGACGTGGTGGCTATAACTTTGTTCGTTAA
- the LOC103835892 gene encoding phosphoserine phosphatase, chloroplastic, whose protein sequence is MEALLTSRVVPVQVPCRKLSSLSADLSCLELRRYPVRRGSVSIMSYSRLVRPVTASVQPQRVSALGNEGNTVPSKEILDLWRGVEAVCFDVDSTVCVDEGIDELAEFCGAGKAVAEWTARAMGGSVPFEEALAARLSLFKPSLSKVDEYLQKTPPRLSPGIEELVKKLRANKIDVYLISGGFRQMINPVASVLGIPRENIFANNLLFGNSGEFVGFDEKEPTSRSGGKAKAVQHIRKGRSYKTMAMIGDGATDLEARKPGGADMFICYAGVQLREAVAAQADWLIFNFEPLINSLD, encoded by the exons ATGGAAGCGTTACTTACTTCAAGGGTTGTTCCAGTTCAAGTTCCTTGTAGAAAGCTCTCATCTTTATCTGCTGATTTGTCTTGCCTTGAGTTAAGGAGATATCCTGTTAGAAGAGGAAGTGTCTCGATCATGAGCTATTCCAGATTGGTCCGTCCAGTGACTGCTTCTGTGCAGCCGCAGAGGGTGTCGGCTTTGGGGAATGAAGGCAACACTGTTCCTTCTAAAG AGATTCTCGATCTTTGGAGAGGTGTTGAAGCTGTATGCTTCGATGTGGATAGCACGGTATGTGTGGATGAAGGCATTGATGAACTTGCAGAGTTCTGTGGAGCTGGAAAGGCTGTTGCTGAATGGACTGCCAG AGCAATGGGTGGAtctgttccatttgaagaagctCTAGCCGCAAGACTTTCTTTGTTCAAGCCTTCTCTTTCCAAAGTTGATGAATATCTCCAAAAGACACCCCCGAG GCTATCCCCTGGCATTGAAGAGTTGGTCAAGAAGCTCAGAGCCAATAAAATCGATGTCTATTTGATATCTGGAGGCTTTCGACAGATGATAAAT CCTGTAGCATCGGTTCTTGGCATCCCTCGAGAGAATATATTCGCCAACAATCTTCTATTTGGAAATTCTGGTGAGTTTGTGGGGTTTGATGAGAAGGAACCTACTTCAAGAAGTGGAGGCAAAGCCAAGGCAGTGCAACATATACGAAAG GGTCGTAGCTACAAGACGATGGCCATGATTGGAGATGGAGCTACTGATCTCGAA GCACGTAAACCTGGTGGCGCAGATATGTTCATATGCTATGCTGGAGTTCAGCTTCGTGAAGCTGTTGCAGCACAAGCAGACTGGCTTATCTTCAATTTTGAACCTCTCATAAACTCCTTGGACTAA